One window of Paludibacter propionicigenes WB4 genomic DNA carries:
- the coaE gene encoding dephospho-CoA kinase (Dephospho-CoA kinase (CoaE) performs the final step in coenzyme A biosynthesis.) produces the protein MHKPLIVGITGGIGSGKSTLSRMLRAEGYSVYDTDLEARRLQNEHSVMRRKLKDLFGKEIYDDQGLNRPALGKIVFGKPELLAKLSAVVHPFVRDDFENWVTNRYPKKILFIESAILYESNFDKLVDKVILITASEDIRIERVVKRDGISHEHVKARMSHQISEEKKLQMADFIIHSDDNEPLEPKMKKILAQLIEIREKLKEKAATD, from the coding sequence ATGCACAAACCTTTGATAGTAGGAATTACCGGCGGAATTGGCAGTGGAAAATCTACCTTGTCGCGCATGCTTCGTGCTGAAGGTTATTCGGTTTACGATACTGATTTGGAGGCAAGAAGGTTGCAGAATGAGCATTCAGTGATGCGACGAAAACTGAAAGACCTGTTTGGAAAAGAAATATATGATGATCAGGGGCTAAATCGTCCGGCTTTAGGGAAAATCGTATTTGGAAAACCTGAATTATTGGCCAAACTTAGTGCTGTGGTTCATCCATTTGTCAGAGATGATTTTGAAAATTGGGTTACCAACAGATATCCAAAAAAGATACTGTTTATCGAATCGGCTATATTATACGAAAGTAATTTCGACAAGTTGGTTGATAAAGTGATACTTATCACAGCATCTGAAGATATTCGCATAGAGCGGGTGGTAAAAAGAGATGGCATCAGTCACGAGCATGTCAAAGCGCGTATGTCTCATCAAATTTCGGAAGAAAAGAAGCTACAAATGGCTGATTTTATAATTCATTCCGACGATAATGAGCCATTAGAGCCCAAAATGAAAAAAATACTAGCCCAACTAATCGAAATACGGGAAAAGCTAAAAGAAAAGGCTGCTACAGATTAA
- a CDS encoding ATP-dependent Clp protease ATP-binding subunit → MSVNYSEQLHNVLLYSSQEAERLGNNYVGPEHLLLGILRNGSGKAIDILNVSHINILKVKQIIESQIRTDLEPTGAEIPNLKSTERIKKIMELETKSLSAETADTEHLLLAILKEKNNLAGDILLAEHLTYEQAKAFIEAPKDVPMMGSSFQDEDDDDEDPRQKKRANPSAGAKQSDTPALDTFGTDITKAALENRLDPIVGRTNEIERLAQILSRRKKNNPVLIGDPGVGKSAIVEGLALRIIQRRVSRVLFDKRVVSLDMASIVAGTKYRGQFEERIKAILNELSKNPDVILFIDEIHTIVGAGGAPGSLDAANMLKPALARGEIQCVGATTLDEYRQSIEKDGALERRFQKVMVDPTTADETLQILENIQDRYEYHHNVRYTPDAIKACVRLTDRYITDRCFPDKAIDALDEAGSRVHIGTVSVPAEIEELEKKIEELKKDKLKVLSEQKYELAGPIRDQEKQLQYQLEDAVKRWEEDAQKHPETVDEEQVAEVVAMMSGIPVQRIAQAEGLKLRQMKDALQGKVIGQDEAVNKIVKAIQRNRIGLKDPSKPIGSFIFIGPTGVGKTHLAKILAEFMFDSSDALIRVDMSEYMEKFSVSRLIGAPPGYVGYEEGGQLTEKVRRKPYSIILLDEIEKAHPDVFNLLLQVMDEGRLTDSLGRRIDFKNTIIIMTSNVGTRQLKDFGKGVGFNTPAETAMDAEFSRGVIQKALNRAFAPEFLNRVDDVIMFDQLSKDSIKSIIDLELKGIFGRVTALGYKLELTPETKDYIADKGYDVQFGARPLKRAIQKYLEDELADVVLSGELEPGDTILMELEPETKVIKARIVKPTIALME, encoded by the coding sequence ATGTCAGTAAATTATTCAGAACAATTGCACAATGTGCTGTTATATAGCTCCCAAGAGGCCGAGCGTCTAGGAAATAATTACGTAGGGCCGGAGCATCTGCTTTTGGGAATCCTTCGAAACGGAAGCGGAAAGGCTATTGATATTTTAAATGTTTCACACATCAATATACTGAAGGTGAAACAAATTATCGAAAGTCAGATTCGCACAGACCTGGAACCTACGGGTGCAGAAATTCCAAACTTGAAAAGTACGGAGCGTATAAAAAAAATTATGGAGTTGGAAACCAAATCTTTATCGGCCGAAACTGCCGATACGGAACATCTTCTGCTAGCCATATTGAAAGAAAAAAATAATTTGGCAGGTGATATTTTACTTGCCGAACACCTTACCTACGAACAGGCGAAAGCCTTTATCGAAGCACCTAAAGATGTACCTATGATGGGCTCAAGCTTTCAGGATGAAGACGATGATGATGAAGATCCACGCCAAAAAAAGAGAGCAAATCCCTCGGCAGGTGCGAAGCAAAGTGACACACCTGCTTTGGATACATTTGGAACAGATATAACCAAAGCGGCTTTGGAAAACCGACTTGATCCTATTGTTGGGCGTACTAATGAAATAGAACGTTTGGCACAGATTTTAAGTCGTAGGAAGAAAAATAATCCGGTGCTTATCGGTGACCCGGGAGTAGGTAAATCGGCTATTGTAGAAGGTTTGGCGTTGCGTATCATTCAACGTCGTGTTTCACGTGTTTTGTTCGACAAGCGAGTTGTTTCGCTGGATATGGCATCTATTGTTGCCGGAACTAAATATCGCGGACAGTTTGAGGAACGCATCAAAGCCATTTTGAATGAATTATCAAAGAATCCGGATGTGATTTTGTTTATTGACGAGATTCATACGATTGTTGGAGCCGGTGGAGCTCCGGGTTCGTTGGATGCTGCCAATATGCTGAAACCTGCATTGGCTCGTGGCGAAATACAGTGTGTTGGAGCTACCACGCTCGATGAATATCGCCAAAGTATTGAAAAAGATGGAGCTTTGGAACGTCGTTTCCAGAAAGTAATGGTCGACCCAACTACGGCTGACGAAACTTTGCAAATTCTGGAAAATATTCAGGATCGTTATGAATATCATCACAATGTTCGTTATACCCCGGATGCCATTAAAGCTTGTGTGCGGTTAACGGACAGATATATTACCGATCGTTGTTTTCCTGATAAAGCTATTGATGCTTTGGATGAAGCAGGTTCGCGTGTTCATATCGGAACTGTTTCTGTGCCTGCAGAAATTGAGGAGTTGGAAAAGAAAATAGAAGAATTAAAGAAAGATAAACTGAAAGTACTTTCAGAACAAAAATATGAACTGGCCGGCCCAATCCGCGATCAGGAAAAACAATTGCAATATCAACTTGAAGATGCTGTAAAACGATGGGAAGAGGATGCTCAGAAACATCCGGAGACTGTTGATGAGGAACAAGTTGCCGAGGTAGTTGCCATGATGTCGGGGATACCGGTACAACGAATAGCACAGGCTGAAGGACTTAAACTTCGTCAAATGAAAGATGCTTTGCAAGGCAAGGTTATTGGTCAGGACGAAGCGGTCAATAAGATTGTAAAAGCTATTCAGCGTAACCGGATTGGGTTGAAGGACCCAAGCAAACCGATTGGTTCATTTATTTTTATTGGCCCTACAGGTGTTGGTAAAACACACCTTGCTAAAATATTGGCTGAATTTATGTTCGACAGTTCCGATGCGTTGATTCGTGTAGATATGAGCGAATATATGGAAAAATTCAGTGTTTCGCGCTTGATTGGAGCGCCTCCGGGATATGTTGGATACGAAGAAGGCGGACAATTGACTGAAAAAGTACGACGTAAACCTTATTCAATCATTCTGCTAGATGAAATTGAAAAAGCGCATCCCGATGTGTTCAACCTGTTGCTTCAAGTAATGGACGAAGGTCGGTTGACAGACAGTTTAGGTCGTCGTATTGACTTCAAAAACACTATTATCATTATGACTTCAAACGTGGGAACACGTCAGCTGAAGGACTTTGGTAAAGGAGTCGGGTTTAATACGCCTGCCGAAACGGCGATGGATGCGGAATTTTCGCGTGGTGTTATTCAAAAAGCCTTGAATAGAGCATTTGCACCTGAATTTCTAAACCGCGTGGACGATGTGATTATGTTTGACCAGTTAAGTAAAGACTCTATCAAATCTATTATTGATCTGGAACTGAAAGGTATTTTTGGACGTGTAACAGCTTTAGGATACAAGTTGGAGCTTACCCCCGAAACAAAAGATTATATTGCCGACAAAGGTTACGATGTTCAGTTTGGTGCCCGTCCGTTGAAACGTGCTATACAGAAATACCTTGAAGATGAACTGGCAGACGTAGTGTTGTCCGGTGAGTTAGAACCAGGTGATACTATTTTGATGGAGTTGGAACCGGAAACAAAAGTAATTAAAGCACGGATTGTGAAACCTACGATTGCCTTAATGGAATAA
- a CDS encoding MFS transporter has translation MAEKISSLRESKSARWVVLILVSFTMMCMYYLPDAMAPLQQNLQSKLHWSATDYGLFTSGYGWFNVFLLMMVFSGMILDKLGTRFTGVLAIGIMLAGAGIKYWAIAGHVDGTYELTIGSWQVLGLTPKSAVVAGLGFALFGVGSEMFGIAANKAVVRWFRGKEMALAIGLNTSTGRIGTALAMFTPQPLYNLTKDVSAPVLLSIVLLCLGLLVYLFFNVIDKRLDKEESDAGIASDEEFKFSDIADIARNRAFWYISILCVLFYSAVFPFIKFATNLIVQKFSVTDTFAGYIPALLPFSALLLTPLFGGISDKKGKGASIMILGSILLVCVHLLFAIPSLNSFPIAIGLVVVLGIAFSLVPSAMWPAIAKIIPESKLGTAYAMTFWVQNWGLMLVPLLIGWVLDKYCIIGTITRVIDGKQEQLTQYNYTIPMLIFACFGVLAIGFAYLLKAEDKKKGYGLEQPNVIE, from the coding sequence ATGGCTGAGAAAATTTCTTCACTCCGCGAATCAAAATCAGCGCGCTGGGTTGTCCTGATACTTGTATCGTTTACCATGATGTGCATGTATTACCTGCCCGATGCAATGGCGCCTTTACAGCAAAACCTTCAAAGCAAACTCCATTGGTCTGCAACAGATTACGGATTATTCACCAGTGGTTACGGTTGGTTTAATGTATTCTTGTTGATGATGGTTTTCAGCGGGATGATACTCGATAAATTAGGAACAAGATTTACCGGAGTTTTAGCTATCGGAATTATGCTGGCAGGTGCCGGAATTAAATATTGGGCTATAGCCGGACATGTTGACGGTACCTATGAGCTGACAATCGGTTCGTGGCAAGTATTGGGGCTTACACCAAAATCGGCGGTTGTAGCAGGATTGGGGTTTGCACTTTTTGGAGTTGGTAGTGAAATGTTTGGTATTGCAGCAAATAAAGCTGTAGTACGTTGGTTCAGAGGAAAAGAAATGGCTTTGGCCATTGGACTGAATACCTCTACAGGGCGTATCGGTACCGCATTAGCCATGTTTACACCTCAACCATTGTACAACCTGACAAAAGATGTAAGCGCACCTGTTTTATTGTCCATCGTATTGCTATGCTTAGGTTTGCTTGTTTATTTATTCTTTAACGTCATCGACAAACGATTAGACAAAGAAGAATCGGATGCCGGAATTGCCAGTGATGAAGAATTTAAATTTTCAGACATAGCAGACATAGCCAGAAACAGGGCATTTTGGTATATATCTATCCTTTGTGTATTGTTTTACTCGGCAGTTTTCCCTTTTATCAAATTTGCCACCAATCTGATTGTACAGAAGTTCTCGGTAACCGATACTTTTGCCGGTTATATCCCGGCCTTGCTGCCTTTTAGTGCACTTTTACTTACACCTCTGTTCGGTGGAATATCCGATAAAAAAGGAAAAGGCGCTTCAATCATGATCCTCGGCTCTATCTTGCTGGTTTGTGTTCATTTATTATTTGCTATACCTTCGCTTAATAGCTTCCCCATTGCTATAGGACTGGTTGTGGTACTGGGAATTGCCTTTTCGTTGGTGCCTTCGGCGATGTGGCCGGCTATCGCTAAAATTATACCTGAGAGTAAACTTGGGACAGCTTATGCAATGACTTTTTGGGTACAAAACTGGGGATTAATGCTGGTTCCTTTGTTGATTGGCTGGGTTCTCGATAAATACTGCATCATAGGAACAATAACCAGAGTGATTGATGGAAAGCAGGAGCAGCTGACTCAGTATAACTACACCATTCCGATGCTCATATTTGCCTGCTTCGGCGTTTTGGCGATAGGTTTTGCTTATTTGCTAAAGGCTGAAGACAAAAAGAAAGGCTATGGACTGGAACAACCCAATGTAATTGAGTAA
- a CDS encoding phospho-sugar mutase produces MDNNTLLNEVIAKAQIWLDGNYNEETKKEVRRLLEAEDKSELIESFYRDLEFGTGGLRGIMGVGTNRMNIYTVGAATQGLSNYLKAQFPDVPQLSVVIGHDCRNNSRLFSEISANIFSANGIKVYLFEDLRPTPEASFAIRHLGCQSGIILTASHNPKEYNGYKAYWNDGAQMVAPHDENVITEVNKIASVDDIKFEGNPALIEIIGEEIDKLFIENIKKLSLSPESIKRNSNLKIVYTPIHGTGVKLIPRALKEYGFTNIIAVPEQNVVSGNFPTVVSPNPEEPAALDMAVKKAIETDADIVMASDPDADRLGIAVKNDKGEWILVNGNQTALLFIYYLIRRWKELGKLNGNQYIVKTIVTTEIIKQIAERNGVEMFDCFTGFKWIAAVIRENEGKKEYIGGGEESYGFLPEEFARDKDAVSSCTVMAEIAAWAKDNGKTLFELLQDIYVEYGYGKEKGISVVRKGKSGAEEIAQMMRDFRSNPPKEIAGSKVKVVKDYDSLKMTDLDSGKVSDLIMPATSNVLQYFTEDGTKISVRPSGTEPKIKFYIEVRGAMTSRADYDAADAAANKKIEAVRASLGV; encoded by the coding sequence ATGGATAACAATACTTTACTTAACGAAGTGATAGCCAAAGCACAAATCTGGCTTGATGGAAATTATAACGAGGAAACAAAAAAAGAGGTTCGCCGATTGCTGGAAGCCGAGGACAAAAGTGAGCTGATTGAATCATTTTATCGTGATTTAGAATTTGGTACCGGCGGATTACGTGGTATTATGGGCGTAGGAACCAATCGAATGAATATCTACACTGTAGGCGCTGCCACTCAGGGTTTGAGTAATTATCTGAAAGCGCAGTTTCCGGACGTACCCCAACTAAGTGTAGTGATTGGTCATGACTGCCGCAATAACAGTCGACTTTTCTCAGAAATTTCGGCGAATATTTTTTCGGCTAACGGCATTAAGGTATATTTATTCGAAGACCTCCGTCCCACCCCTGAAGCTTCGTTTGCCATCCGTCATTTAGGCTGTCAGAGTGGTATAATCCTCACAGCTTCGCATAATCCGAAAGAGTATAACGGTTACAAAGCTTACTGGAATGACGGTGCTCAAATGGTAGCTCCTCACGATGAAAATGTGATTACCGAAGTAAACAAAATTGCGAGTGTTGACGATATTAAATTTGAAGGCAATCCGGCTCTTATCGAAATCATTGGAGAAGAAATTGATAAATTATTCATTGAGAATATCAAAAAGCTTTCGCTTTCGCCCGAATCTATCAAGCGCAACAGCAATTTAAAAATAGTTTATACCCCTATTCACGGAACCGGAGTAAAACTGATTCCTCGCGCTCTGAAAGAATACGGTTTTACCAACATTATTGCCGTACCTGAGCAAAACGTAGTGAGCGGAAACTTCCCGACCGTTGTTTCGCCAAACCCTGAAGAACCTGCAGCATTGGATATGGCTGTAAAAAAGGCAATCGAAACCGATGCGGATATTGTTATGGCTTCCGACCCTGATGCTGACCGACTTGGAATAGCCGTAAAAAATGATAAGGGTGAATGGATACTGGTAAATGGTAACCAAACTGCCCTGCTGTTTATTTACTACCTCATCCGTCGTTGGAAAGAGCTGGGCAAACTGAATGGCAACCAATACATAGTAAAAACCATTGTTACAACAGAAATTATCAAGCAAATTGCTGAACGCAACGGTGTGGAAATGTTCGATTGCTTCACCGGATTTAAATGGATTGCAGCCGTGATTCGCGAAAACGAAGGTAAAAAGGAATACATTGGTGGTGGAGAAGAAAGCTACGGCTTTTTGCCCGAAGAGTTTGCGCGTGACAAAGATGCTGTTTCATCGTGTACAGTAATGGCCGAAATTGCAGCCTGGGCAAAAGACAATGGAAAAACATTATTCGAATTACTGCAAGATATTTACGTGGAATATGGTTACGGAAAAGAAAAAGGAATTTCTGTGGTTCGTAAAGGTAAGAGCGGTGCAGAAGAAATTGCACAAATGATGCGTGATTTCCGCAGCAATCCTCCGAAAGAAATTGCCGGTTCTAAGGTAAAAGTAGTAAAAGACTACGATTCACTGAAAATGACCGATCTTGATAGTGGAAAAGTGAGCGACTTGATTATGCCTGCAACATCCAATGTATTGCAATATTTCACAGAAGATGGAACAAAAATATCAGTTCGACCTTCGGGAACCGAGCCTAAGATTAAGTTCTATATAGAGGTGCGTGGTGCAATGACAAGCCGTGCCGACTACGATGCTGCCGATGCTGCTGCCAATAAAAAAATTGAAGCTGTACGCGCTTCGTTGGGTGTATAA
- a CDS encoding cell division ATP-binding protein FtsE, with the protein MENKLLIKYVDVDIYQQDLLVLKDVQLEIHSGEFVYLLGKVGSGKTSLLKSIYSELPIESGVAGVLGYDLRDLKMNDAPFLRRKIGIVFQDFQLLTDRSVYQNLDFVLRATGWKEQANIEEQIANVLNQVGMYAKRHKMPHQLSGGEQQRIVIARALLNSPEMILADEPTGNLDPETGNELIELLYNIRLSGTTVVMATHNLGWLDKFPGRVFRCDNESLVELKNNQPVTPETVDAESGN; encoded by the coding sequence ATGGAAAATAAATTATTAATCAAATACGTGGACGTAGATATTTACCAGCAGGATTTGTTGGTGCTTAAAGATGTACAGCTTGAAATTCATTCCGGCGAATTTGTTTATTTGCTCGGTAAAGTAGGTAGTGGTAAGACATCATTGTTGAAATCCATTTATTCTGAGCTTCCTATAGAATCGGGCGTTGCAGGTGTATTGGGTTACGATTTACGCGATCTGAAAATGAACGATGCTCCATTTTTGCGTCGTAAGATTGGTATTGTTTTTCAGGATTTCCAATTGCTTACCGACCGCAGTGTGTATCAAAATCTTGATTTTGTTTTGCGTGCAACAGGTTGGAAAGAACAAGCCAATATTGAGGAGCAAATTGCCAATGTGCTTAATCAGGTTGGAATGTATGCCAAGCGTCATAAAATGCCGCACCAACTCTCCGGAGGCGAGCAACAACGTATTGTTATTGCCCGTGCGTTGCTCAATTCTCCCGAAATGATTCTGGCTGATGAGCCGACAGGAAATCTTGATCCTGAAACAGGAAACGAATTGATTGAATTGCTTTATAATATCCGTTTGTCAGGCACTACGGTGGTTATGGCTACTCATAATTTGGGTTGGCTTGATAAATTCCCGGGACGTGTTTTTAGATGCGATAATGAAAGTCTGGTGGAGTTGAAAAATAATCAGCCTGTCACACCCGAGACCGTAGATGCAGAGAGCGGTAACTAA
- the hisIE gene encoding bifunctional phosphoribosyl-AMP cyclohydrolase/phosphoribosyl-ATP diphosphatase HisIE encodes MNIDFQKTGGLVPAIIQDELTSKVLMLGYMNQEALTKTQETGQVTFFSRTKNRLWTKGEESGNFLNVVSITPDCDNDTLLIKVNPVGPVCHTGTDTCWGEKNDGDVAFLKYLQDFITVRYKEMPEGSYTTSLFKKGINRMAQKVGEEAVETVIEATNGTEEGFIYEASDLVYHLIVLLTSKGYSLDDLARELKKRHK; translated from the coding sequence ATGAATATAGATTTTCAAAAAACGGGTGGTCTGGTACCCGCAATAATTCAAGATGAGTTGACATCCAAAGTGTTGATGCTGGGGTATATGAACCAGGAGGCACTCACAAAAACGCAGGAAACCGGACAAGTAACTTTTTTTAGTCGTACCAAAAATCGTTTGTGGACAAAAGGTGAAGAAAGTGGTAACTTTCTGAACGTTGTTTCTATTACACCCGATTGTGATAACGACACATTGCTGATTAAAGTAAATCCCGTTGGACCGGTTTGTCACACAGGCACCGATACCTGCTGGGGTGAAAAGAATGATGGAGACGTGGCTTTCCTCAAATATTTGCAAGATTTTATAACCGTTCGCTACAAAGAGATGCCCGAAGGATCTTACACTACGTCTCTTTTCAAAAAGGGTATAAACCGTATGGCTCAGAAAGTAGGTGAGGAGGCTGTAGAAACCGTTATTGAGGCAACCAACGGAACCGAAGAGGGTTTTATTTACGAAGCATCAGACTTGGTTTATCACCTTATCGTATTGCTTACTTCTAAGGGATACTCGCTCGACGATCTGGCTCGCGAACTGAAAAAAAGACATAAATAA
- the asnA gene encoding aspartate--ammonia ligase, translating into MSYLFKPVNYKPLLNLQQTELGISKIKDFFQSNLSSELRLRRVTAPLFVLRGTGINDDLNGIERAVSFPIKDMGDVPAEVVQSLAKWKRLTLAAYEVENGYGIYTDMNAIRADEELGNLHSLYVDQWDWERVISAEDRNIEFLKSIVRKIYAAFLRTEYLVSEVFPEIGLFLPEEITFIHAEELRKMYPALTPKQRETEITKKHKAVFIIGIGGVLGDGQKHDGRAPDYDDWSTVAENGLAGLNGDILFWNPILDIPFEVSSMGIRVDKAALLRQLEIEGKNERLELYFHKRLMDGSLPLTIGGGIGQSRLCMFFLRKAHIGEIQSSIWPAEMYKECQKLNIILM; encoded by the coding sequence ATGAGTTATCTTTTTAAACCGGTTAATTATAAACCTTTGCTCAATCTTCAACAAACGGAATTGGGGATTTCGAAAATTAAAGATTTTTTTCAATCTAACCTTTCATCAGAGTTACGTTTACGTCGTGTAACAGCTCCATTGTTTGTGCTTCGCGGAACAGGTATCAATGATGATTTGAATGGCATTGAGCGTGCTGTAAGCTTTCCCATTAAAGATATGGGCGATGTCCCTGCTGAGGTTGTTCAATCCCTCGCCAAATGGAAGCGACTTACGCTGGCTGCTTACGAGGTTGAAAATGGTTATGGCATATACACCGACATGAACGCTATTCGTGCCGATGAAGAATTGGGAAATCTTCACTCTCTGTATGTCGATCAGTGGGATTGGGAACGTGTTATCTCAGCCGAAGATCGTAACATTGAGTTTTTGAAAAGCATTGTTCGAAAAATATATGCAGCTTTTCTGCGAACTGAATATCTTGTGAGCGAAGTATTTCCTGAAATCGGATTATTCTTACCCGAGGAAATTACATTTATTCACGCTGAAGAATTGCGAAAAATGTATCCTGCACTTACGCCAAAACAGCGGGAAACCGAAATAACAAAGAAACATAAGGCCGTCTTTATCATCGGTATTGGAGGTGTTTTGGGCGATGGACAAAAACACGATGGCCGTGCGCCGGATTATGATGATTGGTCGACTGTGGCAGAGAACGGTTTGGCAGGTCTTAACGGAGATATTCTTTTCTGGAATCCTATACTTGATATTCCATTCGAGGTTTCATCCATGGGCATTCGGGTTGATAAGGCTGCATTGCTGCGTCAGTTGGAAATAGAAGGTAAAAATGAGCGTTTGGAATTATATTTTCACAAACGATTGATGGATGGTTCATTACCATTGACTATCGGAGGTGGCATTGGGCAGTCACGCTTGTGTATGTTCTTTTTACGCAAGGCACACATTGGCGAAATTCAATCAAGTATCTGGCCGGCAGAAATGTATAAAGAGTGTCAGAAATTGAACATAATCTTAATGTAA
- a CDS encoding dihydrofolate reductase produces MSEISIIAAVADNFAIGKANNLPWHLPADLKHFRQLTTGHAVVMGKRTFESLPKGPLPNRKNIVLTSVMSEGVNKGYFEADSLEDAVYLCEHEEKVFIIGGATVYKQCIDKVNTMYITWIHNKFSADTFFPQINLDEWKEVSREDHDADELNQYSYSFVVYKRK; encoded by the coding sequence ATGTCAGAAATTTCAATTATTGCCGCTGTTGCCGATAACTTCGCTATTGGCAAAGCAAACAACTTACCTTGGCATTTGCCAGCCGACTTAAAACATTTTAGACAACTAACAACGGGTCATGCTGTTGTAATGGGCAAACGTACATTTGAAAGTTTGCCGAAGGGTCCTCTGCCTAATCGTAAAAATATAGTGCTTACATCAGTTATGTCTGAGGGCGTAAATAAAGGATATTTTGAGGCTGACTCATTGGAAGATGCCGTATACCTTTGTGAGCATGAGGAAAAAGTATTTATTATTGGTGGTGCTACTGTGTATAAACAGTGTATTGATAAAGTAAATACAATGTATATCACGTGGATACATAATAAGTTTAGTGCCGATACTTTTTTCCCTCAGATTAATCTGGATGAATGGAAAGAAGTAAGCCGGGAGGATCATGATGCTGATGAGCTAAATCAATATTCATATTCATTCGTGGTTTACAAACGAAAGTAA
- a CDS encoding thymidylate synthase — MKQYIDLLNRVLTEGVHKEDRTGTGTISVFGHQMRFNMEDGFPCLTTKKLHLKSIIHELLWFLNGDTNIKYLTDNGVRIWNEWADEQGNLGHIYGYQWRSWPDYNGGHIDQITEVVNAIKKNPDSRRIIVSAWNVADIPNMNLPPCHAFFQFYVANGRLSLQLYQRSADIFLGVPFNIASYALLLQMMAQVTGLKAGDFVHTLGDAHIYTNHMEQVKLQLSREPRPLPTMKINPDIKDIFSFSFSDFELIDYDPHPHIKGVVAV; from the coding sequence ATGAAACAATATATAGACTTATTGAATCGGGTACTAACCGAAGGTGTACACAAAGAAGATCGTACAGGAACCGGAACCATTAGCGTGTTTGGACATCAGATGCGCTTTAATATGGAAGATGGATTTCCTTGTCTGACAACTAAAAAATTGCATCTGAAATCAATCATTCATGAACTGCTGTGGTTTTTGAATGGTGATACCAATATTAAATATCTGACAGATAACGGTGTGCGTATCTGGAACGAATGGGCTGATGAACAAGGCAATTTAGGGCACATCTACGGTTATCAGTGGAGGTCGTGGCCCGATTATAATGGAGGGCATATTGATCAGATAACCGAGGTGGTGAACGCCATAAAGAAAAATCCGGATTCGCGCCGTATCATTGTAAGTGCTTGGAATGTAGCTGATATACCTAATATGAATTTGCCGCCTTGCCACGCATTCTTTCAATTTTATGTTGCTAACGGTAGATTAAGTTTGCAGCTTTACCAACGTAGTGCAGATATTTTTCTTGGAGTTCCGTTCAACATTGCTTCGTATGCTTTGTTGTTGCAAATGATGGCTCAGGTTACCGGTCTCAAAGCGGGTGATTTTGTTCATACGCTGGGTGATGCACATATTTATACAAATCATATGGAGCAAGTGAAACTGCAATTATCGCGTGAGCCCAGACCATTGCCTACAATGAAGATTAATCCTGATATTAAGGATATATTTTCTTTCAGCTTCTCAGATTTTGAATTGATTGATTACGACCCTCATCCTCATATTAAGGGTGTTGTGGCTGTTTAA